One Halioglobus japonicus DNA segment encodes these proteins:
- a CDS encoding TonB-dependent receptor — MLRLVCKRSVMAAAITAMYVTPATVMAQGAALEEVIVTAEKREQSLQDVPISIVALNSEALATQGIDELDDLSTNIPNLYVNNFNNDPVAVRLFIRGIGQNDVQLTQDPSVALYLDGVYIGTTFGAGFEGVDLERIEVLRGPQGTLYGRNATGGAVNLITRRANPEQFEFHQTFTAGNLDLFKSRTFINVPLGDRFAAKVGYIMTDRDGYVENTGVGEDFGTEDRESAVIDLHWDATDTLVFDYRYETAEIADAGRMEQSLIAGQEQELPPGVPDLSFFTTPGTVSDDRQDKVESLWQNGPTDLDINAHTLHVDWEWGDVFTLRSITAQRDMESSVQAIVLPDWRVNLIPGGGSVSTMINDIEFEQFSQEFQLLGSWDNVELVTGLYYYDDEGTHDSSGSATLGLPGPEFDITFTDNTSMAVFAQATWSPEALDSRWHFTLGGRYSDDEREAFRRNTRSADFAESAPDGASYKRDFSNFNPSLTVAWDVSDDANVYAKVVSGYKSGGTSTRSANADLFRAGFDEEDVLSYELGLKADFFSHRLRFNGALFYMDIDGSQTSIQTGSTAGERDFLPVDGNVIQGVEMELTAAISENLIGSFNYGYLDTSVGEDFVDSAAGVFYLTDRYSYAPENSVSAALDYRRDLANGTVHARLGFSYQDETVSSVNELDLTDQDDRSIWDASLGWSGISLGSLAGEASVMLWGKNLTDEEYVIVSAASWGFVGSNYTGTFGDPRTYGVTLTWDY; from the coding sequence ATGCTACGGTTAGTGTGTAAGCGCAGTGTCATGGCAGCGGCCATCACTGCGATGTATGTTACTCCTGCGACGGTCATGGCGCAGGGCGCCGCGCTTGAAGAAGTGATCGTTACCGCCGAAAAGCGCGAGCAGTCGCTGCAGGATGTTCCCATCTCCATTGTGGCACTCAATAGTGAGGCGCTGGCTACCCAGGGCATTGATGAACTCGATGACCTGAGCACGAATATTCCCAACCTGTACGTCAACAACTTCAATAACGATCCGGTGGCCGTGCGGCTGTTCATCCGCGGCATTGGCCAGAACGATGTTCAGCTCACTCAGGACCCCTCCGTCGCGCTGTACCTCGATGGTGTGTATATCGGCACAACTTTCGGTGCCGGTTTCGAGGGCGTCGATCTGGAGCGAATCGAAGTATTGCGCGGCCCCCAGGGTACGCTTTACGGGCGCAACGCGACGGGTGGTGCGGTTAACCTGATCACCCGGCGGGCGAACCCGGAACAGTTTGAGTTTCATCAGACGTTCACCGCCGGCAATCTGGATCTGTTTAAAAGCCGCACCTTTATCAACGTGCCATTGGGCGACCGCTTCGCCGCCAAGGTTGGTTACATCATGACCGACCGCGACGGCTACGTAGAAAACACGGGTGTGGGAGAGGATTTCGGCACTGAGGATCGCGAAAGCGCGGTTATCGATCTGCACTGGGATGCCACGGATACTCTGGTATTTGACTATCGCTATGAAACAGCGGAGATCGCCGACGCCGGGCGCATGGAACAGTCACTGATCGCCGGACAGGAACAGGAACTGCCGCCGGGCGTGCCAGATCTGAGCTTCTTCACTACACCGGGTACTGTGTCTGATGATCGTCAGGACAAGGTCGAGTCACTGTGGCAGAACGGCCCGACGGATCTGGATATCAATGCACACACTCTGCACGTTGACTGGGAGTGGGGCGATGTTTTCACCCTGCGCTCGATAACCGCGCAGCGTGACATGGAATCTTCAGTGCAGGCCATTGTGCTGCCGGACTGGCGAGTCAATCTGATACCGGGCGGCGGCTCCGTCAGCACCATGATTAACGACATTGAATTTGAACAGTTCTCCCAGGAGTTTCAGTTACTGGGTAGTTGGGACAATGTCGAACTGGTTACCGGGCTGTACTACTACGATGATGAAGGTACCCACGATTCCAGCGGCAGTGCCACTCTGGGCCTGCCCGGGCCCGAATTCGATATCACCTTTACCGACAATACCTCCATGGCGGTTTTCGCCCAGGCGACCTGGAGCCCGGAAGCGCTGGACAGTCGCTGGCACTTTACTCTGGGCGGGCGCTACTCCGATGACGAGCGCGAAGCGTTCCGGCGCAACACGCGCTCAGCAGATTTTGCGGAAAGTGCCCCCGACGGTGCCAGCTACAAACGCGACTTCAGCAACTTCAATCCCTCTCTTACCGTGGCCTGGGACGTCAGCGATGACGCCAATGTCTACGCCAAGGTGGTCAGTGGGTACAAGTCGGGGGGAACCTCCACGCGCTCTGCGAATGCCGACCTGTTCCGCGCGGGCTTCGATGAGGAGGACGTTTTGTCCTACGAGCTGGGCCTGAAGGCCGACTTTTTCAGTCACCGGCTGCGCTTTAATGGTGCGCTGTTCTATATGGATATCGACGGCTCACAGACCAGTATCCAAACGGGTAGCACCGCCGGCGAGCGCGATTTCCTGCCCGTGGATGGCAACGTGATCCAGGGCGTGGAAATGGAGCTGACAGCGGCGATTTCTGAAAACCTCATCGGCAGCTTTAACTATGGTTACCTTGATACCAGCGTGGGCGAGGACTTTGTCGACAGTGCCGCGGGTGTTTTTTATCTCACCGATCGCTATTCCTATGCGCCAGAGAACAGTGTTTCTGCCGCGCTGGATTACCGGCGGGATCTGGCCAATGGCACTGTACACGCGCGTCTTGGCTTTTCCTACCAGGATGAAACAGTGAGCTCGGTCAATGAACTCGACCTGACCGACCAGGATGATCGTAGCATTTGGGATGCCAGTCTCGGTTGGTCAGGTATTAGTCTGGGAAGCCTTGCCGGTGAAGCCAGTGTCATGCTGTGGGGCAAGAATCTCACGGATGAAGAGTACGTGATTGTGTCCGCCGCTTCCTGGGGGTTCGTGGGTTCCAACTACACTGGCACGTTCGGTGATCCCCGCACGTATGGCGTGACATTGACTTGGGACTACTAG
- a CDS encoding N-acyl-D-amino-acid deacylase family protein, producing the protein MYDLIIRNGSVVDGTGRPAFSADVAVKDGVIAAVGEVAGDAVRTIDAAGRIVTPGWVDVHSHMDGQATWDPLCSPAANHGITTLVMGNCGIGFAPCKPTDEARDQLVSVVEDVEDIPGAALHEGIEWNWETFPEYLDELDKFPRAVDVAAQVPHCAVRTYVMGDRGTHNQKATPEDVEQMAQIVKQGIEAGALGFTTSRTELHTTRHDEVMPGTYADEAELLGIGKTIGELGKGIYGVVSDWTNWEEEMEWMKRLSIDNQCKVNFVLFFREEDDWPRVQKQLAYVRDAQREGAQLIPHVGARPVNILLSWEGTINPFSFNPSYAELSILPDAERIERLKDPEVRAAILSDEPPLMGDDFMDTMIAGWDKLYVLGTPPNYEPGPEDSIAAKAREAGVEPAAYAYDAMMKRDGKNVLFFPCFGYSANDLSRQVAMLEDQDSVISLADTGAHCGVLCDASVPTYLISYLTRDRKRGKRFDLEWAVKLHTHDTARCVGLEDRGTLEVGMKADINVIDYQNLQLHAPEIVHDLPAGGRRVFQGADGYDATIVSGEVVMENGVATSARPGKLIRGSQARPVAA; encoded by the coding sequence GTGTACGATTTGATTATCCGTAACGGTAGTGTGGTCGACGGTACCGGCCGGCCCGCATTTAGCGCCGATGTGGCGGTGAAGGACGGTGTCATAGCGGCCGTCGGCGAAGTGGCTGGCGACGCGGTTCGAACCATTGACGCCGCCGGCAGAATAGTCACGCCGGGCTGGGTCGATGTGCACTCCCATATGGACGGCCAGGCTACCTGGGATCCACTATGCAGTCCCGCTGCCAACCATGGCATTACCACCCTGGTGATGGGCAATTGCGGCATTGGTTTCGCGCCCTGCAAACCGACCGACGAGGCCCGCGACCAGCTGGTGTCGGTGGTCGAAGACGTTGAGGATATTCCCGGCGCTGCACTCCACGAGGGCATTGAATGGAACTGGGAGACCTTTCCTGAGTATCTTGATGAACTGGACAAATTCCCCCGCGCCGTAGATGTGGCTGCCCAGGTGCCACATTGCGCAGTCCGAACCTACGTCATGGGCGATCGCGGCACGCACAACCAGAAAGCCACCCCCGAAGATGTTGAGCAGATGGCGCAAATCGTCAAGCAGGGTATTGAAGCCGGGGCCCTGGGCTTTACGACCTCCAGAACGGAGCTGCACACCACCCGCCACGACGAAGTCATGCCGGGCACATACGCAGATGAGGCGGAGCTGCTGGGGATTGGCAAAACCATCGGCGAGCTGGGCAAAGGTATTTACGGGGTGGTGTCCGACTGGACCAACTGGGAAGAAGAGATGGAGTGGATGAAACGCCTGTCTATCGACAACCAGTGCAAGGTGAATTTCGTACTGTTCTTCCGCGAGGAGGATGATTGGCCCCGGGTCCAGAAGCAGCTCGCTTATGTGCGCGATGCCCAGCGGGAAGGCGCACAATTGATTCCCCATGTAGGCGCGCGGCCCGTCAATATTCTGTTGAGTTGGGAAGGTACGATCAATCCCTTTAGTTTCAATCCCAGCTATGCAGAACTCTCGATTTTGCCGGACGCGGAGCGCATTGAGCGCCTTAAGGATCCGGAGGTTCGTGCCGCGATTTTGTCCGACGAGCCGCCGCTTATGGGCGATGACTTTATGGATACGATGATTGCCGGCTGGGACAAGCTTTATGTACTGGGAACACCTCCCAACTATGAGCCAGGGCCGGAAGATTCGATTGCGGCCAAAGCGCGTGAGGCTGGCGTAGAGCCTGCCGCCTACGCCTACGACGCCATGATGAAGCGCGACGGCAAGAACGTATTGTTTTTCCCCTGCTTCGGTTATAGCGCGAATGATCTGAGCCGCCAGGTGGCCATGCTGGAAGATCAGGATTCGGTGATCAGCCTGGCTGATACCGGCGCGCATTGCGGTGTGCTGTGTGATGCCAGCGTGCCGACCTATCTGATCTCGTACCTGACGCGCGATCGCAAGCGCGGCAAGCGCTTTGATCTGGAGTGGGCGGTGAAGCTGCACACTCACGATACCGCGCGCTGTGTAGGACTCGAGGACCGCGGCACGCTGGAGGTTGGGATGAAGGCTGATATCAATGTCATCGACTACCAGAACCTGCAACTGCATGCCCCCGAAATTGTGCACGACTTGCCGGCCGGGGGGAGGCGTGTGTTTCAGGGGGCCGATGGCTACGATGCCACGATTGTCAGCGGTGAGGTGGTCATGGAGAACGGCGTGGCCACGAGTGCCCGCCCGGGCAAGCTGATCCGCGGTTCGCAGGCGCGGCCAGTTGCAGCCTGA
- a CDS encoding (2Fe-2S)-binding protein — MKLTINGQLHTLDVSPDMPLLWALRDHIGLTGTKFGCGKGLCGACTVHLDGSPLRSCSIPVSFAEGKQIVTIEGLATDASHPVQKAWKDQNVPQCGYCQSGQIMSAAALLATNAAPTDAEIDAAMAGNICRCGTYPRIRSAIKQAAADMGVEQ, encoded by the coding sequence ATGAAATTAACCATAAATGGCCAGCTTCACACTCTGGACGTTTCTCCCGACATGCCCCTGCTCTGGGCCCTGCGAGACCATATCGGCCTGACCGGCACCAAATTCGGGTGCGGCAAGGGCCTGTGTGGAGCCTGCACCGTGCACCTCGACGGCAGCCCGTTGCGCAGTTGCTCTATTCCCGTGTCCTTCGCTGAAGGCAAACAGATCGTGACCATTGAAGGGCTGGCAACCGACGCTTCGCACCCGGTGCAGAAAGCCTGGAAAGACCAGAATGTACCCCAGTGCGGCTACTGCCAGTCCGGGCAGATCATGTCGGCCGCAGCGCTGCTGGCGACCAATGCCGCCCCTACCGACGCGGAGATTGATGCAGCCATGGCAGGCAACATCTGCCGCTGCGGCACCTATCCTCGCATTCGCAGCGCCATCAAGCAGGCCGCAGCGGACATGGGAGTTGAACAATAA
- a CDS encoding XdhC family protein: MRTLELDILERTRQWCADGRSPWLCTIVQAVGSSPRPVGSMLACLADGELVGSLSGGCVEEDLLERIQGGALAASLPRVIEYGVSPEENEKLGLPCGGRLYVLLQQLGDADLPWLDAALAAITQRHCIERHLDFDTGISTTGEVPHFTHLALRETSLRQCFGPRMRMLLVGAGQLAQSLAELALAMDYEVLVTDTRQAMLDQWMGPDVPLLQGMPDDIVREHAADHFSIVITLTHDPRIDDMALMEALQTDAWYIGALGSVRTTEKRLQRLRALELEERAIAKLRAPVGLPIGSKTPLEIAVAIMAELTQLRRAAST; encoded by the coding sequence ATGCGCACGCTTGAACTGGATATTCTCGAGCGCACCCGGCAGTGGTGCGCAGATGGACGCTCGCCCTGGCTGTGCACCATTGTGCAGGCAGTGGGATCATCGCCTAGACCGGTGGGCTCCATGCTCGCCTGCCTCGCCGATGGCGAGTTAGTGGGTTCCCTGTCGGGGGGATGCGTCGAGGAAGATTTGCTGGAACGTATTCAGGGCGGCGCCCTGGCCGCAAGCCTGCCCCGCGTTATCGAATATGGCGTATCGCCGGAGGAGAACGAAAAGCTGGGGTTGCCCTGCGGTGGGCGCCTCTATGTGCTGTTACAGCAACTAGGTGACGCCGATCTGCCCTGGCTGGACGCTGCGCTGGCTGCAATTACCCAGCGCCATTGCATCGAGCGTCACCTGGACTTCGATACCGGCATCAGCACCACCGGGGAAGTGCCCCACTTCACTCACCTGGCATTGCGCGAAACCAGCCTGCGGCAGTGCTTCGGCCCACGGATGCGCATGCTGCTCGTGGGTGCTGGCCAGTTGGCTCAATCACTGGCGGAACTGGCCCTGGCCATGGACTACGAGGTGCTGGTCACAGACACCCGCCAGGCCATGCTCGACCAATGGATGGGGCCGGATGTACCACTGCTGCAGGGTATGCCCGACGACATTGTGCGCGAACATGCTGCCGACCACTTCTCTATCGTCATCACCCTGACCCACGACCCACGCATTGATGACATGGCGCTCATGGAAGCATTACAGACGGACGCCTGGTATATCGGCGCGCTGGGCTCGGTGCGCACCACCGAGAAACGATTGCAGCGGCTGCGAGCGCTGGAACTGGAAGAGCGCGCCATTGCAAAACTACGCGCGCCGGTGGGCCTTCCTATTGGCAGCAAGACACCGCTGGAGATTGCTGTCGCCATCATGGCAGAGCTGACCCAGTTGCGACGCGCGGCCAGCACCTGA
- a CDS encoding TetR/AcrR family transcriptional regulator has protein sequence MAKPPSSDKKGYHHGDLKQALLDETARILREEGESALSLRALAANLGVSRTAPYNHFENKQSLLCAIAEEGFARFNQTMQDVRDKHRGQGGEVLTRALVRAYLDFARNNQEYYDLMYGSDFWRSGKLTPTLKSTARGVLRQDIERLKRGQQRGLIAAEVDAVQFSQMYWGTLHGISRLLLDGVFTDTTSLKKLCDSTAAMLWQQLDPTR, from the coding sequence ATGGCCAAGCCACCCTCAAGCGACAAAAAAGGCTATCACCACGGCGACCTGAAACAGGCGTTACTGGATGAAACCGCTCGTATCCTGCGCGAAGAAGGCGAAAGCGCACTGTCACTGCGCGCCCTCGCGGCCAATCTGGGGGTCTCACGTACCGCCCCCTACAATCACTTCGAAAACAAGCAATCGCTATTGTGTGCGATTGCCGAAGAGGGCTTTGCCCGCTTTAACCAGACCATGCAGGACGTGCGCGACAAACATCGCGGCCAGGGTGGCGAAGTGCTGACCCGCGCCCTGGTCAGAGCTTATCTGGATTTCGCTCGCAATAATCAGGAATACTACGACCTGATGTACGGCAGTGATTTCTGGCGCTCCGGCAAGCTTACTCCTACACTCAAATCAACGGCCCGCGGCGTGCTTCGCCAGGACATCGAACGCCTCAAGCGAGGCCAGCAGCGCGGCCTGATCGCCGCCGAGGTGGACGCGGTACAGTTCTCGCAAATGTACTGGGGCACCCTGCACGGCATTAGTCGACTCCTGCTGGACGGCGTATTTACGGATACCACCTCTCTGAAGAAACTCTGCGATTCGACCGCGGCCATGCTGTGGCAACAACTCGACCCAACAAGGTAA
- a CDS encoding class I adenylate-forming enzyme family protein → MYDVLQETIEELTADDQMFAISEAEVRGQTLKVWTHAPANLREFWLSTAGHDDKDYLVYNDERLTYTQAHEKVARIANWLRANGIKEGDRIAIAMRNYPEWMLSYWAIACVGAVSVGVNAWWVADELQYGLEDSNTKMLICDQERLDRLTPIRDALPDMQVVTVRCAETPAWAAPWETVVAAPAEMPDAQIDPDDDVCIFYTSGTTGRPKGAQLTHRSCANNIVSTIFGNLSQVTAVGKLRAAADPDAQPTPPPEQQASIIAAPLFHVTTNNCGAQVQTFLGGKLVHMYKWDAGEALRIVEAEKITSFSSVPIMTREMIAHPDYAKRDTSSLQMFGGGGAPVQPDLVDKVAKKGRNASPAQGYGLTETSGIVAASFGIFLEDKPGAAGRFVPVFDVRAVDTEGNPLPAGEVGEICIRGPQVIKGYLNRPDATAETIVDGWLHTGDIGYVDEDNFIFLVDRAKDMVLRGGENVYCSEVEVALFKFPGVKECAVFSVPDDRLGEEVGAAIVPEEGATFTAAEVRAFCKDHLAAYKIPRYIWITDTPLPRNATGKFLKRELQSTLDVDDAE, encoded by the coding sequence ATGTACGACGTATTGCAAGAAACCATCGAAGAGCTCACCGCCGACGATCAGATGTTTGCTATCTCCGAAGCCGAGGTGCGCGGCCAGACCCTGAAAGTATGGACCCATGCCCCGGCCAACCTGCGCGAATTCTGGCTCTCCACTGCCGGTCACGACGACAAAGACTACCTGGTCTACAACGACGAACGCCTGACCTACACCCAGGCCCATGAAAAAGTAGCCCGCATCGCCAACTGGCTGCGCGCTAACGGCATCAAGGAAGGTGACCGGATAGCGATTGCCATGCGCAACTACCCGGAGTGGATGCTCAGCTACTGGGCGATCGCCTGCGTCGGTGCCGTCTCCGTGGGGGTGAATGCCTGGTGGGTGGCCGATGAATTACAGTACGGGCTGGAGGACAGCAACACCAAAATGCTGATCTGCGACCAGGAGCGTCTGGACCGCTTGACACCGATTCGCGATGCGCTCCCCGATATGCAGGTAGTGACCGTACGCTGCGCCGAGACGCCTGCATGGGCCGCGCCCTGGGAGACCGTGGTGGCTGCCCCGGCTGAAATGCCCGACGCCCAGATTGATCCCGATGACGACGTCTGTATTTTCTATACCTCGGGCACCACCGGACGCCCCAAAGGCGCCCAGCTGACCCACCGCAGTTGCGCTAACAATATTGTGTCCACGATCTTTGGCAATCTCAGCCAGGTCACGGCAGTGGGCAAACTGCGTGCGGCGGCCGACCCCGATGCGCAGCCCACTCCGCCGCCGGAGCAACAGGCGTCGATTATTGCCGCCCCGCTGTTCCACGTCACCACCAATAACTGTGGCGCCCAGGTACAAACCTTCCTCGGCGGCAAACTGGTGCACATGTACAAATGGGATGCGGGGGAAGCCCTGCGCATCGTTGAAGCGGAAAAAATCACCAGCTTTTCCAGCGTGCCAATTATGACCCGCGAGATGATCGCCCACCCGGATTACGCCAAGCGCGACACCTCAAGCCTGCAGATGTTCGGTGGTGGCGGTGCGCCGGTACAGCCTGACCTGGTGGACAAAGTGGCCAAAAAGGGCCGCAATGCCTCGCCCGCACAGGGCTATGGCCTCACTGAGACCAGCGGCATCGTCGCCGCCAGCTTCGGCATATTCCTCGAAGATAAGCCCGGCGCTGCCGGACGCTTTGTTCCTGTGTTCGACGTGCGCGCCGTGGACACCGAGGGTAACCCATTGCCCGCCGGCGAGGTCGGCGAAATCTGCATTCGCGGTCCGCAGGTCATCAAGGGCTACCTGAACCGCCCCGACGCCACGGCCGAGACCATTGTCGACGGCTGGCTGCACACCGGTGACATCGGCTATGTCGACGAGGACAACTTTATTTTCCTCGTGGACCGCGCCAAAGACATGGTGCTGCGCGGCGGCGAGAACGTGTATTGCTCGGAAGTGGAAGTGGCGCTGTTCAAGTTCCCGGGCGTGAAAGAGTGCGCAGTGTTCTCCGTGCCGGATGATCGCCTGGGCGAAGAAGTTGGTGCTGCAATTGTGCCTGAAGAGGGGGCCACCTTTACCGCCGCTGAAGTAAGGGCCTTCTGCAAAGACCACCTGGCAGCCTACAAGATTCCCCGCTACATCTGGATTACCGACACACCCCTGCCCCGCAATGCCACGGGCAAGTTCCTCAAGCGTGAACTGCAATCCACCCTGGACGTGGACGACGCAGAGTAA
- a CDS encoding YtoQ family protein, with the protein MQWTVYLSGEIHTDWREQIIEGCAAAGLPVNFVSPVTDHAASDAAGDVLGEEGKSFWRDHKSSKVNAIRTKNLIEKSDIAVIRFGDKYKQWNAAFDAGFCAALGKPYITLHDESIVHPLKEVDAAAMAWAEEPAQVVEVLRYVVS; encoded by the coding sequence ATGCAATGGACGGTTTACCTGTCCGGTGAAATTCACACCGACTGGCGCGAACAGATTATTGAGGGCTGCGCGGCTGCGGGCCTGCCGGTGAACTTTGTATCACCGGTGACGGACCACGCCGCCAGTGATGCGGCGGGCGATGTCCTGGGCGAGGAGGGCAAGTCCTTCTGGCGCGACCACAAGTCCTCCAAGGTCAATGCCATCCGCACCAAGAATCTGATTGAGAAAAGCGACATTGCTGTCATTCGCTTTGGTGACAAGTACAAGCAGTGGAATGCCGCGTTTGATGCAGGCTTTTGCGCGGCCCTGGGCAAACCCTACATTACGCTGCACGATGAAAGCATCGTCCACCCTCTCAAGGAAGTAGATGCAGCCGCGATGGCCTGGGCCGAGGAGCCAGCCCAGGTGGTTGAAGTTCTCAGGTATGTGGTGAGCTAG
- a CDS encoding LysR family transcriptional regulator, producing MRLNRVDLNLFVVLDTIYTERNLTRTADVLCVTQPTVSNALARLRKTFNDELFVRTPKGMVPTPLTENIIGRVRESLQMLETSVLEGDVFDPQSCDRLFQLSMNDDTAATLLPDLMETLGREAPGISVQNYLVRRRELFSALASGQLDLAIDVIGRADPQLCHEPLFKERYVCLVRPDHPDLGDSISMEQYLAMGHVHVSSRPSGLGIVDAELNRLGYQRDIRLRMQNHYTAPEVVGRTDLLLTAPSHWARRTQLKALEMPLVLPGLQLNLIWHRSADNDQASRWIREKIMAFYQQIRG from the coding sequence ATGCGCCTTAATCGTGTCGACCTGAACCTGTTCGTGGTGCTCGATACCATCTATACCGAACGCAATCTCACCCGCACGGCTGACGTGTTGTGCGTCACCCAGCCCACGGTCAGCAACGCGCTTGCGCGTCTGCGCAAGACCTTTAACGACGAGTTGTTTGTGCGCACGCCCAAGGGCATGGTGCCCACCCCGCTGACGGAAAATATTATTGGCAGGGTTCGGGAATCCCTGCAGATGCTCGAGACCTCGGTGCTCGAGGGCGACGTGTTCGATCCACAATCCTGTGATCGCTTGTTTCAGCTCAGCATGAACGACGACACGGCGGCGACCTTGCTGCCGGACCTCATGGAAACGCTGGGTCGAGAAGCTCCCGGCATCAGTGTGCAGAATTACCTGGTGCGCCGCCGTGAACTCTTCTCGGCGCTGGCCTCGGGGCAACTTGATCTGGCGATCGATGTGATCGGCCGGGCCGATCCACAATTGTGTCACGAGCCATTGTTCAAGGAGCGGTATGTCTGCCTGGTGCGCCCTGATCATCCGGACCTGGGTGACAGCATCAGCATGGAGCAGTATCTGGCCATGGGGCATGTCCACGTGAGTAGTCGCCCTTCCGGGCTGGGGATTGTTGATGCTGAGCTCAATCGCCTGGGCTATCAGCGCGATATTCGCCTGCGCATGCAGAACCACTACACGGCACCGGAGGTGGTGGGGCGGACGGATCTACTGTTAACGGCCCCCAGTCACTGGGCGCGGCGCACGCAATTGAAGGCGCTGGAAATGCCGCTGGTATTGCCCGGACTGCAGCTTAACCTGATCTGGCATCGCAGTGCCGATAACGACCAGGCCAGTCGCTGGATTCGTGAGAAAATTATGGCCTTTTATCAACAGATACGCGGCTGA
- a CDS encoding SDR family oxidoreductase, with the protein MSSNIFDLGGKIALVTGASRGIGEAIAHLLAQHGAHVIVSSRKIEDCQTVADAIVAAGGKAEALACHVGNMDAITEAFAAIKSNHGRLDILVNNAAANPYFGHILDTDLGAYNKTVEVNVRGYFFMSIEAGKLMREQGGGTIVNTASINGLQPGPMQGIYSITKAAVINMTKAFAKECAPLGIRCNALLPGLTKTKFAGALFTNDDIYEHAIKNIPMGRHAEPEEMAGTVLYLVSDASSYTTGECIVVDGGLTL; encoded by the coding sequence ATGAGCAGCAATATTTTCGATCTCGGCGGCAAAATCGCACTGGTCACAGGCGCCAGCCGTGGCATTGGCGAGGCGATCGCCCATCTGTTGGCCCAGCACGGCGCCCATGTCATCGTCTCCAGCCGCAAGATTGAGGACTGCCAAACCGTTGCCGACGCCATCGTCGCCGCGGGCGGTAAAGCGGAAGCCCTTGCCTGTCACGTGGGCAACATGGATGCCATTACCGAAGCCTTTGCGGCCATTAAGAGCAATCACGGCCGCCTGGACATCCTGGTAAACAACGCCGCGGCCAACCCCTATTTCGGCCACATTCTCGACACCGACCTGGGCGCCTACAACAAGACTGTTGAGGTCAACGTGCGCGGCTACTTCTTTATGTCGATCGAAGCCGGCAAGCTCATGCGCGAGCAAGGCGGCGGCACCATCGTCAACACCGCCTCCATCAACGGCCTGCAGCCCGGCCCCATGCAGGGCATTTACAGCATCACCAAGGCCGCTGTGATCAACATGACCAAAGCATTCGCCAAGGAGTGTGCACCGCTGGGCATTCGCTGTAACGCCCTGCTCCCAGGCCTGACTAAAACCAAGTTTGCCGGCGCCCTGTTCACCAACGACGACATTTACGAACACGCCATCAAGAACATCCCCATGGGCCGCCACGCCGAGCCCGAAGAGATGGCCGGCACTGTGCTATACCTCGTCTCCGACGCATCCAGCTACACCACCGGCGAGTGCATTGTGGTCGACGGCGGCCTGACACTGTAA
- a CDS encoding SDR family NAD(P)-dependent oxidoreductase: MNNTFQEKVILITGAAGGFGQILAQKTAARGARLVLGDLDLDALEALAAPLRDSGADVATARCDVSNEADVAALVALATAEFGQLDIAVNNAGISGLFKPLIEIDEAEFDTNLAVNAKGVFFGIKHEVLQMLKQDGGIILNVASMAGLGAAPMLGAYAAAKHAVVGLTKTAAVEYADKNIRVNAICPFFSPTPMVTSMADEGMQGMLAKRCPMKRLGSPEEMVDVMITLIDPNNSYMTGQTIAVDGGTSAF, from the coding sequence ATGAACAATACATTTCAAGAAAAGGTCATTCTGATCACCGGCGCCGCCGGCGGTTTTGGCCAGATCCTGGCGCAGAAAACCGCTGCCCGCGGCGCACGCCTGGTGCTGGGTGATCTGGACCTGGATGCGCTGGAGGCTCTTGCCGCACCGCTGCGTGACAGTGGGGCCGACGTAGCCACGGCGCGCTGTGACGTGAGCAATGAAGCGGATGTCGCTGCGCTGGTAGCACTCGCCACAGCTGAGTTCGGACAACTGGACATCGCGGTGAACAACGCCGGAATATCCGGCTTGTTCAAACCGCTGATTGAGATTGATGAAGCGGAGTTCGATACCAACCTGGCCGTCAATGCCAAGGGGGTCTTCTTCGGCATTAAGCATGAGGTACTGCAAATGCTTAAGCAGGACGGCGGCATCATCCTCAATGTGGCCTCAATGGCAGGCCTGGGCGCAGCCCCGATGCTGGGCGCCTACGCCGCTGCGAAACACGCAGTGGTCGGCCTGACCAAGACAGCCGCCGTGGAATACGCCGACAAAAATATCCGGGTAAACGCCATCTGTCCGTTCTTCAGCCCCACCCCCATGGTCACCAGCATGGCAGACGAAGGTATGCAGGGCATGCTCGCCAAGCGCTGCCCGATGAAGCGCCTCGGCTCACCCGAAGAAATGGTCGATGTCATGATCACGCTTATCGACCCGAACAACAGCTATATGACAGGCCAGACCATTGCCGTGGATGGCGGCACGTCGGCCTTTTGA